CGAGACGGCCGACGAGGCGGTCCGGATCGCCATCTCGAAGACCGGGGAGATGCTCAACCCGGACCTCAACTACGTCGAGATCTCGATGGGGGAGCGCACCTCACCCGACGGCGAACAACTGCCCCCCGCGTTCGTCGTCGCCGACGAGGCGCTCGTGGCCTTGGAACTGGAGATGACGGTGTTCAACGTGGAACGCGAGGAGCACGCCTCGCGGATCGCACGCAAGGAGATCGGACAGCGTCTCCACGACGTGCCGCTGAAGGTGCTCCGCGTGGAGGAGTTGACCGAGGACGGCGACGACGCCCGCGGCGACGGCGGCGGCGACCCTGGGTCGGGTGTGGACCGGCCGGTCCACGGGTCGGACGCGGACGACGACCTCCTCCCGGAGTTCGAGGAGATGGTCGACGAGGAACGGTAACGCCGAGCGCGGGAGTCGACGCGCCCGGCGGGAGGGAGCTCACATAGAGCGCACGGCGGCGCCGTCGCTCTGGGGTGTAGGTTCGCGGGGGAGTAGGTGCGCTGGCTCAGTCGGCGTTGGGAGCGACGGTCTCCGTCGTCTCCGTCTCGGCCGAGGACGTGATTCCCGATGCCAGTTTGAACACGGCGGCTTTGTGATCCGTCTTCGATCGGTGGATCGATGTCGGTTTGACGCCAAGGTCCTTGTACTCGGTCAGATCGAGTTCTGTACCCCACTCCTCGTACTCGCTGCGTACCTCGCTGAGAAGGCCGTGCAGGTGAATGAGCTCCTGCTTCTTCATGGACGAACTCGGCTTGCGACCCGAGGGTTAAAGGCTTATCTTGAGTCTCGTTAGCACGCTAGCCGACGGATTTAGGTAAGTTGAGTATTCTTGTCGGCCAGCCAACTATCTACCGCTATTCCTTTCACCTGCGACTGTCCGTAATTGTACGGAAACACCCCCGCACGCGCCCTCCCGCGGCCCAGATCGACCGATCGACTGTCACGTCGGTACGGCGGACGATCAGGAGGCGGTCGGCCCCCCGCGGCGACAGGCCGTGAACGTTTTTCCATCGGCGCGCGCGTACTGCCACGTATGGACTACGACGAGATGTTAGGTCGTGCGGTCGAGGAGACGCCCGACATCGACGAGCGCGGGTCGCGCTTCGAGGTACCCGACCCGGAGGTCCGCCCCGAGGGCAACGTCACCGTCGTCGAGAACTTCCAGACGTTGGTCGACCGCCTCAACCGCGACGAGGGAGACCTCCTGAAGTTCCTCCAGGACGACCTGGGGACGGCGGCGAGCATCGACGAGAAGGGCCGCGCGCGCCTCACCGGCGACTTCAAGCAGTCTCGGGTTGCCGACGCCGTCACCGAGTACACCGATGGCTACGTGATCTGTTCGGAGTGTGGCCTGCCCGACACGCGGATTGTCGAGCAGAGCGGGACGGACGTGTTGAAGTGCGACGCCTGCGGTGCGATCACCAGCCTCGGCGAGTAACCAGGTCGCCGGCTACTCGAACTGTTTCAGCGTGTCGAGGTCGCGCTCGGTCCGCATGAACTCCGCGAGCCGACGCGTCGCGTGGCACGAGGGGCACGAGAAGTTCTCGCGGTGACCGGGGAGGTCAGTCGGCCCATCCTCCCAGTCTTTCGAACACTCGGGACACAGCAGTCGGACGAAGGCCTCGACCATACGCCGTCCGGTTGCTCGGCTGCCCAATAAAGGCTTGTGGCGGTGTCACACGGTCGGAACGCGCGCCGACCGTCGCGGTCGCTGGAGCGACGAACACACTGAAAAACGAACCTGGACCGCCGTCGAACGCCGGGAACAGCCAGATCAGGCGCTCGCGCGCCCGCCGAGGTCGCTGCCGTCGGTGACCTCTGCCGCGTCGAGCAGTTCCTTGTAGCGGTTCCGGATCGTCACCTCGCTGACGCCGGCCACGTCGCTGACCCGGCTCTGGGTGAGCGCCTCGTTGGTGAGCAGCGCGGCGGCGTACACGGCGGCTGCCGCGAGGCCGACGGGCGACTTCCCGCTGGTGACGCCCGTCTGCTGGGCCGT
The DNA window shown above is from Halobaculum marinum and carries:
- a CDS encoding DUF555 domain-containing protein, translating into MDCRVVVEAAVPVYDVETADEAVRIAISKTGEMLNPDLNYVEISMGERTSPDGEQLPPAFVVADEALVALELEMTVFNVEREEHASRIARKEIGQRLHDVPLKVLRVEELTEDGDDARGDGGGDPGSGVDRPVHGSDADDDLLPEFEEMVDEER
- a CDS encoding UPF0058 family protein, with amino-acid sequence MKKQELIHLHGLLSEVRSEYEEWGTELDLTEYKDLGVKPTSIHRSKTDHKAAVFKLASGITSSAETETTETVAPNAD
- a CDS encoding translation initiation factor IF-2 subunit beta, giving the protein MDYDEMLGRAVEETPDIDERGSRFEVPDPEVRPEGNVTVVENFQTLVDRLNRDEGDLLKFLQDDLGTAASIDEKGRARLTGDFKQSRVADAVTEYTDGYVICSECGLPDTRIVEQSGTDVLKCDACGAITSLGE